In Bacteroidota bacterium, a genomic segment contains:
- a CDS encoding collagen-like protein yields MFSQNVGINLTGATPNSSAGLDVDFTNKGLLIPRVSLTSTTDVITIPSPATSLLVYNTNAAMTGGGVGYWYWDGTKWVQAIGPTGPTGANGTNGATGPTGTAGTNGTNGVTGPTGTAGTNGTNGVTGPTGVSFPIVRTVQNCVLGLVDFDFCC; encoded by the coding sequence ATGTTTTCGCAAAACGTTGGAATTAATCTAACGGGCGCCACTCCCAATTCCTCTGCAGGATTGGATGTTGATTTTACCAACAAAGGGCTGCTCATCCCGAGGGTGAGTTTAACTTCCACTACGGATGTGATAACCATTCCAAGTCCTGCAACAAGTTTACTAGTCTATAACACCAATGCTGCCATGACAGGCGGAGGTGTTGGATACTGGTATTGGGACGGAACAAAATGGGTGCAAGCCATAGGACCAACCGGACCTACGGGTGCAAATGGAACTAATGGAGCAACCGGTCCCACAGGCACAGCAGGAACGAATGGAACCAATGGTGTAACCGGTCCCACAGGCACAGCAGGAACAAACGGAACCAATGGTGTAACTGGTCCAACAGGTGTAAGCTTCCCCATTGTTAGGACAGTTCAAAATTGTGTTTTGGGATTGGTTGATTTTGATTTTTGTTGTTGA